The following are encoded in a window of Paenibacillaceae bacterium GAS479 genomic DNA:
- a CDS encoding cyclic pyranopterin phosphate synthase translates to MPERRLATGQQSTELLGTDRQAAAELQREEQGLGKQAEAGNGGVSEDSLSHFNEQGRARMVDISAKEASARTAVARTKIVMAEGTLQRIKSGGVAKGDVLAVSQVAGIMAAKNTSAWIPMCHPLPLTGVNISFADNGRDELYIEAEVKTKGLTGVEMEALTAVSAAALTVYDMCKAMQKDMIIGPTELVSKTGGKNGDYSRT, encoded by the coding sequence ATGCCAGAGCGCAGATTAGCTACTGGGCAGCAATCAACGGAGCTGCTAGGAACGGATAGGCAAGCTGCGGCTGAACTCCAACGGGAAGAGCAAGGACTGGGAAAACAGGCCGAAGCAGGGAATGGGGGCGTCAGTGAGGATTCACTCAGCCATTTTAATGAGCAGGGACGCGCTCGCATGGTTGATATTTCGGCTAAGGAAGCGTCGGCGCGCACCGCAGTCGCCCGCACAAAAATTGTGATGGCGGAAGGTACACTGCAGCGCATCAAGTCCGGTGGCGTCGCCAAAGGCGATGTGCTTGCCGTTTCCCAGGTTGCGGGCATTATGGCGGCGAAAAATACATCGGCTTGGATTCCAATGTGCCATCCGTTGCCGCTGACAGGAGTGAATATCTCCTTTGCAGACAATGGCAGGGACGAGCTTTACATAGAGGCTGAGGTTAAGACAAAGGGGCTGACTGGCGTCGAGATGGAGGCGCTCACAGCAGTTTCAGCGGCGGCTCTAACGGTATACGACATGTGCAAGGCCATGCAGAAGGATATGATTATCGGGCCGACCGAGCTTGTATCTAAGACAGGCGGCAAAAATGGGGACTATAGCCGGACATAG
- a CDS encoding sec-independent protein translocase protein TatC, producing the protein MASRPGDEASRQHKLLSEEGLMSLVEHLGELRKRIFIVLLVLIAGLALGLFFAKPMYGYLTNTEQAREIGGFHTFSLWDGIGIYMKFAFIIALIPVVPLAFYQLWAFVKPALRTHEQKAALRYVPYALLMLLLGISFSYFIVFPMAFSFTSEISRSLGLEETYGIVQYLTFLVNIVVPISLLFEMPLLLMFLTAIRIITPVGLRKMRRVAYFVMVCIGVTVTPPDVVSDILVAIPLILLYELGIIMCARIHRKQLQRDAEFERQYEAAVLSD; encoded by the coding sequence ATGGCCAGCCGTCCCGGGGATGAGGCATCCCGCCAGCACAAGCTGCTGAGCGAGGAGGGCCTCATGTCCCTCGTAGAGCATTTGGGAGAGCTGCGCAAGCGGATTTTCATCGTATTGCTGGTACTGATCGCAGGCCTTGCGCTCGGTCTTTTTTTTGCCAAGCCGATGTATGGGTATTTGACCAACACGGAACAGGCCAGAGAGATCGGGGGGTTCCATACCTTCTCGCTCTGGGACGGCATCGGCATTTACATGAAGTTCGCTTTTATTATCGCGCTTATTCCCGTTGTCCCTCTCGCTTTTTACCAGCTGTGGGCATTCGTGAAGCCTGCTCTGCGTACACATGAGCAGAAGGCGGCTTTACGCTATGTTCCTTACGCGCTGCTAATGCTGCTTCTCGGCATTTCGTTTTCCTATTTCATCGTGTTCCCGATGGCATTCTCATTCACATCGGAAATCTCGCGTAGCCTTGGACTAGAGGAAACCTACGGAATCGTGCAGTATCTCACCTTCCTTGTGAATATCGTCGTTCCGATTTCCTTGCTGTTTGAGATGCCGCTTCTGTTGATGTTTTTGACAGCGATTCGCATCATTACGCCAGTGGGACTTCGCAAAATGAGGCGTGTCGCCTATTTTGTCATGGTGTGCATCGGTGTAACGGTCACTCCGCCGGATGTTGTCTCTGACATTCTGGTGGCGATTCCGCTCATATTGCTTTATGAGCTCGGCATCATTATGTGTGCGCGCATTCATCGCAAGCAATTGCAAAGGGATGCCGAATTCGAACGTCAGTATGAAGCAGCAGTCTTGAGCGATTAA
- a CDS encoding Heat induced stress protein YflT — translation MKPSIQVLENGTDAMSAVRELSRRGYNKDEIFVLAHDKDQTDRLAENSEANKIGMSEEGMFDSMANMFRSRGDELRSKLESVGLTDLEAERYEEVLDQGKILVIAKTH, via the coding sequence ATGAAACCGAGTATTCAAGTTTTGGAAAATGGTACGGACGCTATGTCTGCAGTCAGAGAGCTGAGCCGTCGCGGATACAATAAGGATGAAATCTTTGTGCTGGCGCATGACAAGGACCAAACGGATCGGCTCGCGGAAAACTCGGAGGCCAATAAGATTGGGATGTCCGAAGAGGGTATGTTCGATTCCATGGCTAATATGTTCCGATCGAGGGGCGACGAGCTGCGCTCGAAGCTGGAATCCGTCGGTTTAACAGACCTTGAAGCGGAACGTTATGAAGAAGTTCTCGACCAAGGTAAAATTCTTGTAATTGCCAAAACCCACTGA
- a CDS encoding GTPase, G3E family has product MVQREANHSIPVVVLGGFLGSGKTTLLASLLTFYKKNGIKPAVIMNELGDIGLDEIPSELDVPVRELLSGCICCTMKADLAGELMMLTSQRPDVILVEATGAANPLELIENVMEASMLSPVHLGAAITVVDGSGLLQLRKGSRRTYRLLEDGIRCATHLVLNKRDRLYPEEMVELQQLLRELNPHASLISTERSSVEDVWISSLTSGSGKAVTPEEVSAQNRMVPNQACDCGLDHSHDDDAHDHEHSHRHHEHLMAVSYYPDQPFDSDSFERMLRSLPDPIYRVKGLVTFSDTSSRYQVQYAFKETDFMPVMAAPEVPDVLIFIGEHFSREELLRSLAGLGGNLK; this is encoded by the coding sequence ATGGTTCAGAGAGAAGCCAATCATTCTATTCCAGTCGTTGTACTGGGAGGCTTTTTGGGGAGCGGTAAAACAACGCTTCTGGCAAGTCTGCTAACCTTTTATAAGAAAAATGGAATAAAACCAGCAGTCATTATGAACGAACTCGGAGATATCGGACTGGATGAAATACCGTCCGAGTTGGACGTACCGGTCAGAGAACTGCTCAGTGGTTGCATCTGCTGTACGATGAAGGCGGATCTGGCCGGGGAGCTGATGATGCTAACTAGCCAGCGTCCCGATGTTATTCTGGTGGAAGCAACTGGTGCGGCCAATCCGCTTGAGCTAATCGAGAACGTCATGGAAGCATCTATGCTTAGCCCGGTTCATCTCGGTGCAGCCATTACGGTTGTTGACGGTTCTGGATTGTTGCAGCTGCGCAAAGGAAGCCGACGCACGTATCGTTTGCTTGAAGACGGCATTCGTTGCGCTACGCATCTAGTGCTGAACAAACGTGATCGGCTTTATCCCGAGGAAATGGTGGAGCTGCAGCAGCTTTTGCGGGAGCTCAATCCCCACGCCTCGCTGATCAGCACAGAACGATCCTCGGTGGAGGATGTCTGGATTAGCAGCCTAACTAGCGGCAGCGGTAAAGCGGTGACTCCGGAGGAAGTAAGCGCACAGAACCGTATGGTGCCAAACCAGGCCTGCGATTGCGGTTTGGATCATAGTCATGATGATGATGCTCATGATCATGAGCACAGTCATAGGCATCATGAACATCTGATGGCAGTGTCTTATTACCCGGATCAACCGTTTGATAGCGACTCATTCGAGCGGATGCTTCGTTCTTTGCCAGACCCTATTTACCGTGTCAAAGGACTTGTTACCTTCTCGGATACGTCCAGCCGATACCAGGTTCAATACGCATTCAAAGAAACGGATTTTATGCCGGTGATGGCTGCCCCCGAAGTGCCGGATGTGCTGATTTTTATCGGAGAGCATTTCTCTCGTGAGGAGCTGCTGAGGTCCTTGGCCGGGTTGGGCGGAAACCTTAAGTAA
- a CDS encoding molybdenum cofactor synthesis domain-containing protein has protein sequence MGTIAGHRGAQGREEREMRWKVAILTASDKGSRGEREDTSAQVIRELVEEELGGNIVDYRIVPDEQDEIMAALIEMTDYYQADLVLTTGGTGLGPRDITPEATLKVIERQVPGISEIMRSATMSRTRRAMLSRGVSGIRGHTLIINLPGNPKGVHECLMAVIDQLPHALSIVSGREGEHGS, from the coding sequence ATGGGGACTATAGCCGGACATAGAGGGGCACAGGGACGGGAGGAACGCGAGATGCGTTGGAAAGTAGCGATTCTCACAGCGAGTGACAAGGGCTCGAGAGGCGAGCGGGAGGATACGAGCGCTCAGGTGATCCGGGAGCTCGTCGAGGAGGAGCTTGGCGGCAATATCGTCGATTATCGCATTGTGCCGGACGAGCAAGATGAGATCATGGCGGCTTTGATCGAAATGACGGATTATTATCAGGCCGATCTTGTGTTGACGACAGGCGGAACGGGGCTTGGACCCCGCGATATTACGCCAGAAGCTACACTTAAGGTTATCGAGCGGCAGGTGCCTGGAATCTCCGAAATCATGCGCAGCGCCACGATGTCTCGTACTCGGCGTGCTATGCTCTCGCGCGGTGTCAGCGGGATTAGGGGCCATACGCTCATCATTAATCTGCCTGGCAATCCCAAGGGCGTGCACGAATGTTTGATGGCCGTCATCGACCAACTGCCTCATGCGCTCTCCATCGTGTCCGGGAGGGAAGGGGAGCATGGCTCATGA
- a CDS encoding chaperonin GroEL: MAKEIKFSEDARRGMLRGVDALANAVKVTLGPKGRNVVLEKKFGSPLITNDGVSIAKEIELEDPFENAGAQLVKEVATKTNDVAGDGTTTATVLAQAIIREGLKNVTAGANPIVLRKGIEKAVRAAVEELKNISKPIEGKHSIAQVAAISSGDDEVGQLIAEAMEKVGNDGVITVEESKGFYTELEVVEGMQFDRGYVSPYMITDTDKMEAVLDSPYILITDKKISNIQEILPVLEKVVQSGKQLLIIAEDVEGEAQATLIVNRLRGTFTCVAVKAPGFGDRRKAMLGDIAALTGGQVITEELGLDLKSTTIEQLGSARQIRVTKENTIIVDGAGDKTDIEVRVKQIRTQLEDTTSDFDREKLQERLAKLSGGVAVIKVGAATETELKERKLRIEDALNSTRAAVEEGIVSGGGTALVNVYGAVAALDVTGEEKTGVNIILRALEEPVRTIATNAGVEGSVIVERLKKEEIGIGYNAATGDWVNMFEAGIVDPTKVTRSALQNAASVAAVVLTTEAVVVDKPEKDKPAMPDMGGMGGMGGMM, translated from the coding sequence ATGGCTAAAGAAATCAAGTTCAGCGAAGACGCGCGCCGCGGCATGCTGCGCGGTGTTGACGCGCTTGCCAACGCAGTTAAAGTAACGCTCGGACCAAAGGGCCGCAACGTGGTACTGGAGAAAAAATTCGGTAGCCCGCTCATCACTAATGACGGCGTGTCCATCGCTAAGGAAATCGAGCTTGAAGACCCGTTCGAAAATGCCGGCGCACAGCTGGTTAAAGAAGTAGCAACAAAAACGAACGACGTAGCCGGTGACGGCACGACGACCGCTACGGTTCTGGCACAAGCGATCATCCGCGAAGGCCTCAAAAACGTAACGGCGGGTGCAAACCCGATCGTTCTTCGCAAAGGCATCGAGAAAGCTGTCCGCGCTGCTGTGGAAGAGCTGAAAAACATCTCCAAGCCAATCGAAGGCAAACATTCCATTGCTCAAGTTGCAGCTATTTCCTCCGGCGACGACGAAGTAGGCCAACTGATCGCTGAAGCTATGGAAAAAGTCGGCAACGACGGCGTTATCACGGTTGAAGAGTCCAAAGGCTTCTACACGGAGCTTGAAGTGGTTGAAGGCATGCAGTTCGACCGCGGTTATGTATCTCCTTACATGATCACGGACACGGACAAAATGGAAGCTGTCCTGGACAGCCCATACATCCTGATCACGGACAAAAAAATCTCCAACATTCAGGAGATCCTGCCTGTTCTGGAGAAAGTTGTTCAATCCGGCAAACAACTGCTGATCATCGCTGAAGACGTTGAAGGCGAAGCTCAAGCTACGCTGATCGTTAACCGTCTGCGCGGCACGTTCACTTGCGTAGCTGTCAAAGCTCCTGGCTTCGGCGACCGTCGTAAAGCTATGCTCGGCGACATCGCTGCTCTGACTGGCGGCCAAGTGATCACCGAAGAGCTCGGTCTGGACCTTAAGTCCACGACGATTGAGCAACTCGGCTCTGCACGTCAAATCCGCGTTACCAAAGAAAACACGATTATCGTTGACGGCGCTGGCGACAAAACCGACATCGAAGTTCGTGTTAAGCAAATCCGCACGCAGTTGGAAGACACTACTTCTGACTTCGACCGCGAGAAGCTGCAAGAGCGCCTGGCTAAGCTGTCCGGCGGCGTAGCCGTTATCAAGGTGGGCGCTGCTACTGAAACGGAACTCAAAGAGCGCAAACTGCGCATTGAGGACGCCCTGAACTCCACGCGTGCTGCTGTGGAAGAAGGCATCGTTTCCGGCGGCGGTACGGCACTCGTGAACGTTTACGGTGCTGTAGCGGCTCTGGACGTTACTGGCGAAGAAAAAACTGGCGTGAACATCATCCTGCGTGCTCTGGAAGAGCCAGTTCGCACTATCGCGACTAACGCAGGTGTTGAAGGCTCCGTTATCGTTGAGCGTCTCAAAAAAGAAGAGATCGGCATCGGCTACAACGCTGCTACTGGCGACTGGGTGAACATGTTTGAAGCTGGAATCGTTGACCCTACCAAGGTTACTCGTTCCGCGCTGCAAAACGCTGCATCCGTTGCGGCAGTCGTTCTGACGACCGAAGCGGTTGTTGTCGACAAACCAGAAAAAGACAAACCAGCTATGCCTGACATGGGTGGCATGGGCGGAATGGGCGGCATGATGTAA
- a CDS encoding molybdenum cofactor synthesis domain-containing protein — translation MTMRTQLKEVPVQEALGMRLAHDLTRIVPGSFKGRLFTKGHIVGQEDIPALLDIGKAHIYVMELAEGELHEDDAALRMASAHRGDNVTMGQPHEGKVALKASIQGLAKIDPLYVEEVNRLGEIALATIRGDRLVEAGGQLAATRVIPLVVPEEKVVRVEQIAAQFRERYGRAPIEVKPLKPMRAGLITTGSEVFSGRIEDRFGPAVRSKLEALGSSVAEQALVPDDRDEIVRKMLEYKAKEYDMIMLTGGMSVDPDDRTPGAIRAAGTDIVSYGTPMLPGSMLLVGYLDGTPVFGLPGCVMHDPFTSFDVLLPRVLAGETVHKEDITAMGYGGLHGC, via the coding sequence ATGACCATGCGTACCCAACTGAAGGAAGTCCCCGTGCAAGAGGCGCTAGGCATGAGGCTTGCGCATGATCTGACGCGGATCGTACCAGGAAGCTTCAAGGGCCGTTTGTTCACTAAAGGACATATCGTAGGCCAAGAGGATATTCCGGCGCTGCTGGATATCGGTAAAGCTCATATCTATGTGATGGAGCTTGCGGAGGGCGAACTGCATGAGGATGATGCTGCACTTCGCATGGCGTCTGCCCATAGAGGCGACAATGTAACTATGGGGCAGCCGCATGAGGGCAAGGTTGCGCTTAAGGCTTCCATACAGGGGCTCGCCAAAATCGACCCGTTGTATGTGGAAGAGGTTAATCGGCTTGGGGAGATTGCCTTGGCAACGATCCGGGGCGATCGGCTTGTGGAAGCGGGCGGCCAACTGGCCGCTACCCGCGTCATCCCGCTCGTTGTGCCGGAGGAGAAAGTGGTCCGTGTCGAGCAGATTGCCGCTCAGTTCAGGGAGCGTTATGGCCGGGCACCGATTGAGGTGAAACCGCTTAAGCCGATGCGAGCCGGGTTGATTACAACCGGCAGCGAAGTTTTCAGCGGACGCATCGAGGATCGCTTCGGGCCCGCGGTGCGCTCCAAGCTGGAGGCGCTGGGATCATCCGTAGCGGAGCAGGCGCTCGTGCCGGATGATCGAGACGAGATCGTCCGCAAGATGCTTGAGTATAAGGCAAAGGAATATGATATGATAATGCTTACAGGAGGTATGTCCGTAGATCCTGACGATCGGACACCGGGTGCAATTCGCGCTGCGGGAACGGATATCGTCAGTTATGGGACGCCTATGCTTCCGGGCTCGATGCTTCTGGTCGGCTATCTGGACGGAACGCCCGTATTCGGACTTCCCGGCTGTGTCATGCATGATCCCTTTACTTCCTTTGATGTTCTGCTTCCTCGCGTTCTTGCGGGGGAGACCGTTCACAAGGAAGATATAACCGCTATGGGCTACGGCGGCCTGCACGGCTGCTGA
- a CDS encoding chaperonin GroES, which translates to MIRPLGERVLIEPIAKEETTASGIVLPDTAKEKPQEGKVVAVGSGALKDGVRVELEVKVGDRVLFSKYAGTEIKYEGKEYLIMKESDIHAIFG; encoded by the coding sequence ATGATCAGACCTTTGGGTGAACGCGTATTGATCGAACCGATCGCGAAAGAAGAAACAACTGCCAGCGGTATCGTTCTGCCAGATACGGCAAAAGAAAAGCCGCAGGAAGGCAAAGTGGTAGCGGTAGGTAGCGGAGCGCTGAAGGACGGCGTACGCGTCGAGCTGGAAGTGAAAGTCGGCGACCGTGTTCTCTTCTCCAAATATGCGGGAACTGAGATCAAGTATGAAGGCAAAGAGTACTTGATTATGAAAGAAAGCGACATCCACGCGATCTTCGGCTAA
- a CDS encoding glucose-1-phosphate adenylyltransferase — protein MIHSNNCLAMLLAGGEGKRLAPLTNRLAKPAVHFGGRYRIIDFPLSNCVNSGISKIGVLSQYMKHSITQHIGDGKAWDNAEISLLSSEDEKNGYVGTADAIYQHIDFIDEHNPEHVLIVSGDHIYQMDYTEMLTFHKQRGAAATIAVKEVPWAEASRFGLMNTDERYQVTEFVEKPAEPKSNLASMGVYIFRWADLRAALQQDAQLAHSSHDFGKDIIPQLLDLGQNVVAFPFQGYWKDVGTPDSLWEANMDLLNGVIDLNRPEWPLFTPSLPMSPAIHVEGRGEVSNSIVQRGCRIQGAVESSILFHSVHVGEDSTITDSIIMPGARIGRNVHIHRAIVGEGAYVADGSTIEGSGEALTVLGAGEFRYSRSPMRRVRPAASMEEVRTGS, from the coding sequence ATGATTCATTCAAACAACTGTCTGGCAATGCTACTTGCAGGAGGAGAAGGCAAACGCCTTGCCCCACTAACCAATCGACTCGCCAAACCAGCAGTTCACTTCGGTGGCCGCTATCGCATCATTGATTTTCCACTGAGCAATTGCGTCAATTCTGGAATTTCGAAAATCGGCGTGCTCAGCCAATATATGAAACATTCGATTACACAGCATATTGGAGACGGAAAAGCTTGGGATAACGCTGAAATTTCCCTTCTCTCTTCCGAGGACGAAAAGAACGGTTATGTCGGTACAGCCGACGCCATCTACCAACATATTGACTTCATCGATGAGCATAACCCGGAGCATGTTCTGATCGTATCCGGCGACCATATTTATCAAATGGACTATACAGAAATGCTCACCTTCCATAAACAACGCGGCGCTGCTGCTACAATTGCAGTGAAAGAGGTTCCTTGGGCCGAAGCTTCCCGCTTTGGCCTCATGAATACAGACGAGCGCTATCAAGTGACCGAATTCGTTGAAAAACCTGCTGAACCAAAAAGTAATCTCGCTTCGATGGGAGTATATATTTTCCGCTGGGCAGATCTGAGGGCAGCCCTGCAACAGGATGCTCAGCTCGCTCATTCTTCGCATGATTTCGGCAAAGACATTATTCCGCAACTGCTAGATTTAGGGCAAAACGTTGTCGCATTCCCATTCCAAGGCTACTGGAAAGATGTCGGCACCCCGGATAGTTTGTGGGAGGCTAATATGGATCTCCTGAACGGAGTTATTGACCTGAACCGTCCAGAGTGGCCATTGTTTACGCCATCCCTGCCAATGAGTCCAGCCATCCACGTTGAAGGACGCGGTGAAGTGAGCAATTCCATCGTACAGCGCGGATGCCGAATTCAAGGTGCCGTAGAAAGTTCAATTCTCTTCCATAGCGTTCATGTTGGAGAAGACAGCACCATAACAGACAGCATTATCATGCCAGGCGCCCGTATCGGACGTAATGTGCACATTCATCGCGCAATCGTCGGGGAAGGTGCGTACGTTGCGGACGGCTCTACCATTGAAGGTAGCGGCGAAGCTCTTACTGTGCTCGGGGCGGGAGAGTTCCGTTACAGTCGCTCTCCAATGCGCCGTGTTCGTCCGGCCGCCTCAATGGAAGAAGTGCGAACAGGATCTTAA
- a CDS encoding sec-independent protein translocase protein TatA, whose protein sequence is MGGIGATGFLLLAVIALLLFGPNKLPELGRAFGRTLKEFKAGARDLMDDDDNQKRAGSASRIEVSGDNNAQPEASRAEARRLPE, encoded by the coding sequence ATGGGTGGAATTGGTGCAACTGGATTTTTGCTGCTTGCTGTCATCGCGCTACTGTTGTTCGGACCGAACAAACTGCCTGAGCTTGGACGTGCTTTTGGCCGTACCCTCAAGGAGTTCAAGGCCGGCGCCCGCGATTTGATGGACGATGATGATAACCAGAAGCGCGCAGGCTCCGCTTCCCGGATCGAAGTGTCCGGCGACAATAACGCTCAGCCAGAAGCGAGCCGCGCTGAAGCTCGCCGGTTGCCGGAGTAA